CCGCCGGGACGCTGCAGCTGTTTCGCGATCAGCAATCCCTGGATCAGGCCAGTGTGCATGCCGCGCATCTCAGCGCGCACGGCTTGCGTGCGGATGTCATCGATCGAGCCGAGGTGCTGCGCCGTGAGCCGAGCTTACGCGCCTCGTCTGCGCCGCTGCTTGGCGCCATACATTATCCGGATGACGAGACCGGCGATGCGCGGCGCTACTGTCTGGCCCTGGCCGAACTGCTGCAGGTCCGCGGGGTTCGTTTCGAGCTCGGCGTTGAAGTCCGGCGCTTGCGGGTGGAGAACAACCGGGTGGCCGCCTTGCACACCAGCGCGGGTGAGATGGATGCGCAGCAGGTGGTGTTCTGCAGCGCGGCAGCCACACCGGCCTTGGTTGCGCCACTTGGTATTCACCTGCCGATCAAGCCGGTCAAGGGCTATTCGCTGACATTGCCGGTGGAGAGGCCCGAAGCCTTGCCTGCGCGCTCATTGATTGATCACCACCTGCACGGTGCGATCACGCCACTGGATGATCGTGTGCGCCTGGCCGGTACAGCAGAGCTGGCCGGTTTTGATCCGCACTTGCGGGCGTCACGCCTCAACCAGCTGTGGCAGCTGATGTGCGAGTTGTTGCCGCAGCTGGCCGATCAGCTTGATCGTGATGCGGCGCGGGAATGGTGCGGCTTTCGACCGATGTCGGCGGACGGGGTGCCGTATATCGGCGCGACGCCGGTGCACGGCGTCTATATCAACAGCGGTCATGGCCATCTGGGCTGGACCCAGTCGATGGGATCAGGCCAGTTGCTGGCCGATCTGTTCAGTGGCAAGACGCCGGCTATCGATCCGGCGCCTTACCGTGTGGGACGGCCCTAGAGCGCCGACTCAGTAGAAGAAACGGCTGCCGGGCTTGTCGCTGCTATTTTCCGCGTCGTCATCCTTGCGCACCGATGCGCGCGCTTTGTCGGTTAGATCATCCGCAGTGTCGGCGGCTTTACGGCCGAACTCGGCGGTTTTTTCACCGGCTTTCTTGCCCAGATCAACCGCTTTGTTGCCGACCTTGCCGGCGGTGTCCTTGATCTCCTGCCAGTCCTCTTTCATTTGCTGCTTCATGGTCGGCTCTTCGGCCTGAGCAGTCAGGCAGGTGCCGGCCAGCACAAGTGCGGCGAACGTGGAGATGGTTTTCATCCGAATACCTCTGGCGTATGTGGGGACAGCAGATTAACCCGAAATGCTCTGGTTTTGCGTGCACATGTTTTGCACCGCCTGCCATTGCTCAGGCGACAGCGCTGGCCCGCCTTGCAGGTCGGCAAAAGCTTGTGCCCGCTGGGCCGCATGAGGGTGTGTGGAGAACAGCTCAGGCGCTTGTGTGTGGCTGTAGCTGAGGCGTTCGAAAAAGGCCTGCATGCCGGCTCCGGAAATGCCGGCCTGCTGCAGGCTGGCGTAGGCCAGCGCGTCGGCCTGCTGTTCCAGTTCGCGGCTGTAGGACAGCTTGAACAGGACATGTCCGGCGTCGGCGGCCAGGCCCGCCAGGGTGGACAGGTCACCCACCAGCGCAGATACGACCAGACTCAGGCCGAGATCTCGAATCAGCCCTTGCATGACATGGCGCTCGCGCACATGAGCGAGTTCGTGGGCCAGCACCGCAGCCAGTTCCTCGGGCGTTTCGGCAAATTCGAGCAGGCCGCTGAACACGATGATGTGGCCACCCGGCGCAGCTAGGGCGTTGATGCTGGGCTCCTCGACCACATGGATGCGGATCGCAGTGGCGGCCTCCTGCTCGGCTGTCAGGCGTTGGGTCAGCGCGTCGAGTGCAGCGCGCCCCGGTGCTTTTTCACAGCGCGCATCCTCATCCACAATCCAGTCGACGATGTGCGCGCCCAAACGCTGCTCCCAGGTGCTCGGAATCAGCTGAGCCAGCGGCGCACTGGCCCGCGGGATGGTGTACACCGCGGCAACGCTGATGAGCACGAGCACGGGGATGGCTATGGCCAGGCGCAGCCCCAGCGCCTTGCGGTTCTGTGCCCCATGAAAGCCGGGAATGCGCCCGCGCAGCCAGCTGATCAGTGCCTGGTCGTGAATGATCAGACGTGCATCGGGCGTGGCTGGGTTGTGCAGGCGCAGCGGCTGGCCGCTGTAGTGCTCGTCGGTGCAGCGGATCTGCTTGAGCGGCCAGCTGGCCAGTCGCTGATGCTGCTCGTCCTGTATGACCAGCTCATCGACATGGGTCCACACATCGACCGTCTGCACAGCGGCGCTGCGACCATCAAGCCACTGCGCCGGGTAGTGCAGCTTCAAAATACGCCGACGTCCAGCGCGTCGGCCAGTCCTTCGCCGGTGGCATTGGCTTCAGCGGCACTCTGCTCGATGCTCGCGTAATCCAGCTCGCCATCCAGCTCGAGTCTGTCGAGCATGAATCGGATGCTGCGCAAGGCTACCCACGGCAGCGCCAGGCCCAGGGTGAACAGCAGCAGCAACAGGTTGCTGAGCACCAGCCAGAAATACGCACCGCCGCTCAGGTGGCTGCCGAACTGGACCTGATCCAGGCGGGTGTGCCGGGTTTGATAGCGTATTTCCCGTCCGCGATACCACAACCAGATCAAACCCACTGTTGGGATGGTGAGCAGGACAGCGAGGAAGAACGGCCCGGCCATTTGTGCGCCGCGCCCATCGTAGGCAAAGCGCGCGGAGCCAAAGCGCATGTGATTGATCAACTCCCCATACAGCGCCGAGCGTACCCACGGTGCGGCCATGCCCAGGGTGAAGAACAGCAGCAGGGTGTAACCCAGAACCATCAAGGCGTAATCCGAGGCTTTGCCATCAAGCCCAAAACGCACCCCGCGCAGGCGGGTGTGGGACAGGCGATAGCGCATCGCGCCGTAGATCGCCAGGCCCATCAGAAAGGGCATGGCCAGATACAGCAAGGCCAGTAGTGGCGGGAAAAACACGATGCCAATACCCAGTGCCACGAAGATCACGAACACTTTCAGGAACCCGATCAGAAGCTCCAGCCCCTGGCCGGTGTATTCCAGGGTGTGGCCTTCTATCAGGGTGTGGCTCCAGATGTAGCGGCGTGTCCGGGTGATGGCCCAGAAGCGGTAGATGCCCAGGGTCAGGATCGTCAATATGAGATTGACGATGAAAATCATGAACAGCTCGCCGCCCTGGCCATGTTGAACGATACGTTGGGTTTCGGTGTTGTTCTGCAGCATGTGGAGTTTCCTGAACTAGGGCGCGGCGGTGGCTGCGCAGCGCAAGACGGCCAGCAGTTCGTCGCCAGACCAGTCGCGTCGGCCGCCTTGCTCGGCTTCGCGGATCAACTGGATAAGCATGCGATTGACCGGTGCCTGCTGGCCCAGCGACTCAGCCAGGCGCACCACCTCGCCGTTGATCCAGTCGATCTCTGTGCGCCGGCCCCGTTCCAGGTCTTCCCACATCGACGAGCGGGCCTGCGGGTCTATGGCCAGCATCTTGCCGCCGAGGATGCGGAACAACCAGTCGGGCACGCTCAGGGCATGCGGTAGCCAGGGCGTCGGCAGGGCGATGATTTTGGCGGTTGCGATGTTGGCCTGTTCAAGCAGGCGCAGCGTTTCGATCTGCGCCAGGGCCAGCGCGCGTCGATAACTGCGTTGTGACAGTTCGGTCTTGAGCGGAATGCCGGCCAGCGCATTGATCGGATTGTTGAGATTCAGAATCAGCTTTGACCACAGCACGGCCGCCATGTCCGGATGCTGCTGCAGGGTCAGACCCGCCGCATCGAACGCCGCACCGATGCGGGCGATGGCTGTTGCCTGCTGCACCTCCAGCTGCCCTTGCGAGCCCTGATGAAAATGCCCCTGGCCCTGGTTCACAACATTGAAAGGCACCATGCCGGTCAGCACTTCGCAGTGCGGCAGCGCCTGGGCCAGAACCTCGGCGTTATGCAGGCCGTTCTGGAAGCTGATCACCAGCGTGCCGGGCGCAAGAACGTCAGCCAGCGCCGCGCCGGCCTCGGCCGTGGCGGCGGATTTCACGCACACCAGAACCACATCGGTCGCGGGAAAGTCATCGCTGACATCACTGGCATAGCGGAACTGGTCACGGCGGGCATGCCAGCGTCCGCCCAGATGATCGCTGGTCTGTATGCCGTGCTCATCCAGCGTTTCACCGAGCGCCGGGCGGCCGACCAGATGCACCGCCGTGCCGGATGCGGCCAGACGCCCGCCGATGTAGCAGCCGATACTGCCGGCACCGAAAATGACCAGCGGTTTCATGCGCTGCGCTGAATGGCCATCCACAGCAGCGACAGTGAGGCGCCGAGCAGGGCAATGAAGGTCAGCACGGTGCCGCCGACGCGTCCGGGTGGGAAGTTGTCGTGAAAGCAGAAGGTATAGCCGTGCAGCACGCGCCCGATCAGCAGGCAGGCCGCCCAGGCATGAATCCATATGCTGGCCATGCCCTGATATTCGGCCATTGCAATGAGGAGCAGAATCATCGGCGTGTATTCGGCGAAATTGGCGTGTCCGCGCATCAGCCGCAGCATCTGCGCATCGCCCCCGTCGCCAATGCTGATGCCGCGTCCGCGCCCCTTGATGACGCGGACGCTCAGGACCAGAAACCATAGGCCCAGCAGTCCGCCATAAATTGATGTGATCAACATCCCCGTCTCCCTTGTGTTGTTGTCATGGTGAGGCATCATAACCAAGCTGCGCGCTGACGCAGGACAAACAGATTCAAACAAGGGGAGATGAATGAGCGCATGGCGTGTGTTGGGTATGCTCGGCGTGTTGGGTTTGGTGGCTTGCGAGCAGGCCAGTTTGCCGTTGGAAGAGGGCAGTGATGCGCAAGGCCACAGCGCTGCGACGGCACACACCGCACGGGCCAACCAGGAGCTGGCGCAACGCCTGCCGCTGGACGACCCCAGAGATTTCGAGGACGCCGGCCGTGGCTTGATTGCCAAGCCGAACTCGCTGGTGGTCAAGATGGATGATGGGCGCGTGGTGTGGGACCAGGACGCCTACGCTTTTCTTGACCAGGACGCGCCGCAATCGGCCAATCCCAGCTTGTGGCGACAGGCCCGTCTGAACAGCCTGTATGGCCTGTACAAGGTGACCGAGGGTATTCATCAGCTGCGTGGCTTCGATCTGGCCAACATGACCCTGATCGACAGCGACAACGGCTGGATCGTGGTCGATCCCCTGACCGTGGTTGAAACCGCGCAGACAGCGCTGGATTTCGCTCGTCAGCACCTTGGCGACAAGCCGATTCAGGCGGTGATCTTCACCCACAGCCACATCGACCACTTTGGCGGTGTTGAGGCGATCACCCGCGACAACCCCGCTGTGCGTATCGTGGCGCCGGTCGGTTTCATGGATGAGGCGGTGAGTGAGAACGTGATGGCCGGTATCGCCATGCAGCGCCGCGCCGGCTACATGTACGGCCGTTATCTGGCCCGCTCATTGCGCGGGCATATCGACACCGGGTTGGGCAAGGAGCCGCCGCTGGCCGGCACCATCAGCATTGCCGAGCCTACGGACATCATCGATCACACCGGCCAGACCCTGAACATTGACGGTGTTGAATTTGAATTCCAGAACGCGCCGGGCTCCGAAGCACCGGCCGAGCTGACATTCTTCCTGCCGCAGTTCAAGGCTTACTGCGGCGGCGAGGTGGTGTCGCGCAATATCCACAATGTCTACACCCTGCGCGGGGCCAAAGTGCGGGATGCACTGCGCTGGAGCGGGTACATCCAGGAAGCGCTGGAGCTGTATGCGCAGCGCGCCGATGTCTACTTCGGCACCCACCAGTGGCCGTTGTGGGGGCGTGAGCGCATCGTGGATTTCATGAAGAAGCAGCGTGACATCTACAAGTACATTCATGATCAGACCTTGCGCATGGCCAACCTGGGCTACACCCCGCGCGAGATTGCCGAGCGTTTGCGAATGCCGGCGAGCCT
The Oceanococcus atlanticus DNA segment above includes these coding regions:
- a CDS encoding alkyl/aryl-sulfatase translates to MSAWRVLGMLGVLGLVACEQASLPLEEGSDAQGHSAATAHTARANQELAQRLPLDDPRDFEDAGRGLIAKPNSLVVKMDDGRVVWDQDAYAFLDQDAPQSANPSLWRQARLNSLYGLYKVTEGIHQLRGFDLANMTLIDSDNGWIVVDPLTVVETAQTALDFARQHLGDKPIQAVIFTHSHIDHFGGVEAITRDNPAVRIVAPVGFMDEAVSENVMAGIAMQRRAGYMYGRYLARSLRGHIDTGLGKEPPLAGTISIAEPTDIIDHTGQTLNIDGVEFEFQNAPGSEAPAELTFFLPQFKAYCGGEVVSRNIHNVYTLRGAKVRDALRWSGYIQEALELYAQRADVYFGTHQWPLWGRERIVDFMKKQRDIYKYIHDQTLRMANLGYTPREIAERLRMPASLQQEFANRGYYGTLKHNAKAVYQAYFGWYDGNPVNLDPLPPSDAGTRYVELLGGADGVMDKATAAYQAGEYRWAAELLNHLVFAQPEHEQARALLARAYDQLGYQAESGPWRDVYLSGAYELRHGKVKQGTALADAVALLREIPRQQFFASMAARLNGLRAEEAAFKVNFTFTDLNENHVLWIENAVLHHRKAAPDATADATLALTHELFLKLIIGQAGLKDTLMSDDLAVEGSRLDLLRFFRLFDNPDGTFAIVTPD
- a CDS encoding 2-dehydropantoate 2-reductase is translated as MKPLVIFGAGSIGCYIGGRLAASGTAVHLVGRPALGETLDEHGIQTSDHLGGRWHARRDQFRYASDVSDDFPATDVVLVCVKSAATAEAGAALADVLAPGTLVISFQNGLHNAEVLAQALPHCEVLTGMVPFNVVNQGQGHFHQGSQGQLEVQQATAIARIGAAFDAAGLTLQQHPDMAAVLWSKLILNLNNPINALAGIPLKTELSQRSYRRALALAQIETLRLLEQANIATAKIIALPTPWLPHALSVPDWLFRILGGKMLAIDPQARSSMWEDLERGRRTEIDWINGEVVRLAESLGQQAPVNRMLIQLIREAEQGGRRDWSGDELLAVLRCAATAAP
- a CDS encoding MAPEG family protein — encoded protein: MLITSIYGGLLGLWFLVLSVRVIKGRGRGISIGDGGDAQMLRLMRGHANFAEYTPMILLLIAMAEYQGMASIWIHAWAACLLIGRVLHGYTFCFHDNFPPGRVGGTVLTFIALLGASLSLLWMAIQRSA
- a CDS encoding M48 family metallopeptidase; translation: MKLHYPAQWLDGRSAAVQTVDVWTHVDELVIQDEQHQRLASWPLKQIRCTDEHYSGQPLRLHNPATPDARLIIHDQALISWLRGRIPGFHGAQNRKALGLRLAIAIPVLVLISVAAVYTIPRASAPLAQLIPSTWEQRLGAHIVDWIVDEDARCEKAPGRAALDALTQRLTAEQEAATAIRIHVVEEPSINALAAPGGHIIVFSGLLEFAETPEELAAVLAHELAHVRERHVMQGLIRDLGLSLVVSALVGDLSTLAGLAADAGHVLFKLSYSRELEQQADALAYASLQQAGISGAGMQAFFERLSYSHTQAPELFSTHPHAAQRAQAFADLQGGPALSPEQWQAVQNMCTQNQSISG
- a CDS encoding D-amino acid dehydrogenase, which produces MSDPNGVVVIGGGLLGLASAWALNEQGYTVSVLDARDELAAATSYANAGMLTPSMADPWNSPGIWRSLLRYVGREQGPIVLRPRALPAYFSWGLRFLRHSAAAHHRRATRANLSLAMHSLHQFQRLREQVRFSYDLRTAGTLQLFRDQQSLDQASVHAAHLSAHGLRADVIDRAEVLRREPSLRASSAPLLGAIHYPDDETGDARRYCLALAELLQVRGVRFELGVEVRRLRVENNRVAALHTSAGEMDAQQVVFCSAAATPALVAPLGIHLPIKPVKGYSLTLPVERPEALPARSLIDHHLHGAITPLDDRVRLAGTAELAGFDPHLRASRLNQLWQLMCELLPQLADQLDRDAAREWCGFRPMSADGVPYIGATPVHGVYINSGHGHLGWTQSMGSGQLLADLFSGKTPAIDPAPYRVGRP
- a CDS encoding YjgN family protein gives rise to the protein MLQNNTETQRIVQHGQGGELFMIFIVNLILTILTLGIYRFWAITRTRRYIWSHTLIEGHTLEYTGQGLELLIGFLKVFVIFVALGIGIVFFPPLLALLYLAMPFLMGLAIYGAMRYRLSHTRLRGVRFGLDGKASDYALMVLGYTLLLFFTLGMAAPWVRSALYGELINHMRFGSARFAYDGRGAQMAGPFFLAVLLTIPTVGLIWLWYRGREIRYQTRHTRLDQVQFGSHLSGGAYFWLVLSNLLLLLFTLGLALPWVALRSIRFMLDRLELDGELDYASIEQSAAEANATGEGLADALDVGVF